One segment of Triticum aestivum cultivar Chinese Spring chromosome 2A, IWGSC CS RefSeq v2.1, whole genome shotgun sequence DNA contains the following:
- the LOC123189313 gene encoding calmodulin-binding protein 60 D isoform X1, which yields MERSGSKRALDPGGSGGGGGGDDDERDPKRPHVPALASVIVEALKLDSLQKLCSSLEPILRRVVSEEVERALAKLGPAAAPARIEGRTSPKRIEGPNGSNLQLQFRSRLALPLFTGGKVEGEQGASIHVVLLDANTGHVVTSGPESFAKLDVLVLEGDFNKEKDEDWTEEEFESHIVKEREGKRPLLNGDIHVTLKEGVGTIGELIFTDNSSWIRSRKFRLGMRVSSGFCEGIRIKEAKTEAFTVKDHRGELYKKHYPPALKDDVWRLEKIGKDGAFHGKLNSNGIYTVEHFLQLLVKDQQKLRSILGTGMSNKMWESLVEHAKTCVLSGKHYIYYSKDTASVGAIFNNIYEFTGLIADDQFISTENLTENQRVFADTLVKQAYDDWINVVEYDGKGLLKFKQKKRSVTTRSDAANVSTSYTSYDSAHSQKQLARGHPNIERSLMSSTSKAEETRVASNGNQVAIYATNPQDISPSITMQYGMSSLIPEGQFNGSSIQTQAPRSSNMLAFGPPPQQQQNFEFSTLGLSMQSPALNPFDDWPGRSQENHGGVDDFLMEEIRVRSHDILENEEEMQHMLRILSGGAAANMNNVDGLPYIPSPVPTFNFEDDRAPSSGKAVVGWLKIKAAMRWGIFVRKKAAERRAQLVELDD from the exons ATGGAGCGGTCCGGCTCCAAGCGGGCGCTAGACCCtggcggcagtggcggcggcggcggcggcgacgacgacgaacgTGATCCTAAACGGCCGCACGTCCCGGCCCTCGCCAG TGTCATTGTAGAAGCTCTCAAGTTGGACAGTTTGCAGAAGCTTTGTTCATCCCTGGAGCCGATTCTCCGAAGAGTT GTCAGCGAAGAAGTAGAGCGTGCTCTAGCCAAACTGGGACCTGCAGCAGCACCTGCTAGAATTGAAGGAAG GACCTCTCCCAAAAGAATTGAAGGCCCTAATGGTAGTAATCTCCAGCTTCAATTTCGGAGTAGGTTAGCACTCCCACTCTTTACCGGAGGAAAAGTGGAAGGCGAGCAGGGAGCATCAATACATGTTGTGCTGTTGGATGCAAACACTGGACATGTTGTTACTTCAGGACCCGAGTCATTTGCAAAACTGGATGTGCTTGTGCTCGAGGGTGATTTTAATAAAGAGAAGGACGAGGATTGGACTGAAGAGGAATTTGAGAGCCACATTGTGAAAGAACGTGAAGGGAAGAGGCCTCTTTTAAACGGTGATATCCATGTGACACTTAAAGAAGGCGTAGGGACCATAGGGGAGCTTATCTTCACTGACAATTCCAGTTGGATAAGGAGCAGAAAATTCAGACTTGGGATGAGGGTCTCTTCAGGATTTTGTGAAGGAATTCGTATCAAAGAGGCGAAAACAGAGGCTTTTACTGTGAAAGATCACAGAGGAGAAT TGTACAAGAAACATTACCCTCCTGCGCTTAAGGATGATGTTTGGCGATTGGAAAAGATTGGAAAGGACGGTGCATTCCACGGGAAACTAAACTCAAACGGAATATATACAGTTGAACATTTTCTTCAACTTCTTGTTAAAGATCAGCAGAAGTTAAGAAGT ATCCTTGGCACTGGCATGTCAAATAAGAtgtgggaaagtcttgttgaacatGCGAAAACTTGCGTGCTGAGTGGCAAGCATTATATATATTACTCAAAGGATACAGCAAGTGTTGGTGCAATATTCAATAACATCTATGAGTTCACTGGTTTGATTGCTGATGATCAGTTTATTTCAACGGAAAATCTTACTGAAAACCAGAGG GTGTTTGCAGATACATTGGTGAAGCAAGCATACGATGATTGGATCAACGTTGTAGAATATGATGGCAAGGGATTGTTGAAATTTAAGCAGAAAAAGAGATCTGTCACAACAAGAAGTGATGCTGCAAATGTCTCTACAAGCTACACTTCTTATGATTCAGCGCACTCTCAGAAACAATTGGCACGAGGACATCCCAATATTGAGCGATCTCTCATGAGCAGTACCAGTAAGG CAGAAGAGACAAGAGTTGCATCCAACGGGAACCAGGTAGCGATATATGCAACCAATCCTCAGGACATCTCACCAAGTATTACCATGCAATATGGCATGAGTTCATTGATTCCTGAAGGCCAGTTCAATGGCTCTTCCATCCAAACTCAAGCACCAAGAAGCTCCAACATGCTAGCATTTGGCCCTCCACCACAGCAGCAGCAGAACTTCGAATTCTCAACACTTGGTCTGTCCATGCAATCCCCAGCTCTTAATCCTTTTGATGACTGGCCTGGACGGTCGCAGGAGAACCACGGTGGTGTTGATGACTTCCTGATGGAGGAGATCAGAGTGAGAAGCCATGACATACTGGAGAATGAAGAAGAGATGCAACATATGCTGCGCATTCTTAGCGGCGGGGCAGCAGCAAACATGAATAATGTAGATGGCCTTCCCTACATCCCTTCTCCTGTACCGACCTTCAACTTTGAGGATGATCGTGCTCCCTCATCTGGCAAGGCTGTTGTTGGGTGGCTTAAGATTAAGGCTGCCATGCGGTGGGGCATCTTCGTCAGGAAGAAAGCTGCCGAGAGAAGAGCTCAGCTTGTTGAGCTGGATGACTAG
- the LOC123189313 gene encoding calmodulin-binding protein 60 D isoform X2, translating into MERSGSKRALDPGGSGGGGGGDDDERDPKRPHVPALASVIVEALKLDSLQKLCSSLEPILRRVVSEEVERALAKLGPAAAPARIEGRTSPKRIEGPNGSNLQLQFRSRLALPLFTGGKVEGEQGASIHVVLLDANTGHVVTSGPESFAKLDVLVLEGDFNKEKDEDWTEEEFESHIVKEREGKRPLLNGDIHVTLKEGVGTIGELIFTDNSSWIRSRKFRLGMRVSSGFCEGIRIKEAKTEAFTVKDHRGELYKKHYPPALKDDVWRLEKIGKDGAFHGKLNSNGIYTVEHFLQLLVKDQQKLRSILGTGMSNKMWESLVEHAKTCVLSGKHYIYYSKDTASVGAIFNNIYEFTGLIADDQFISTENLTENQRVFADTLVKQAYDDWINVVEYDGKGLLKFKQKKRSVTTRSDAANVSTSYTSYDSAHSQKQLARGHPNIERSLMSSTSKEETRVASNGNQVAIYATNPQDISPSITMQYGMSSLIPEGQFNGSSIQTQAPRSSNMLAFGPPPQQQQNFEFSTLGLSMQSPALNPFDDWPGRSQENHGGVDDFLMEEIRVRSHDILENEEEMQHMLRILSGGAAANMNNVDGLPYIPSPVPTFNFEDDRAPSSGKAVVGWLKIKAAMRWGIFVRKKAAERRAQLVELDD; encoded by the exons ATGGAGCGGTCCGGCTCCAAGCGGGCGCTAGACCCtggcggcagtggcggcggcggcggcggcgacgacgacgaacgTGATCCTAAACGGCCGCACGTCCCGGCCCTCGCCAG TGTCATTGTAGAAGCTCTCAAGTTGGACAGTTTGCAGAAGCTTTGTTCATCCCTGGAGCCGATTCTCCGAAGAGTT GTCAGCGAAGAAGTAGAGCGTGCTCTAGCCAAACTGGGACCTGCAGCAGCACCTGCTAGAATTGAAGGAAG GACCTCTCCCAAAAGAATTGAAGGCCCTAATGGTAGTAATCTCCAGCTTCAATTTCGGAGTAGGTTAGCACTCCCACTCTTTACCGGAGGAAAAGTGGAAGGCGAGCAGGGAGCATCAATACATGTTGTGCTGTTGGATGCAAACACTGGACATGTTGTTACTTCAGGACCCGAGTCATTTGCAAAACTGGATGTGCTTGTGCTCGAGGGTGATTTTAATAAAGAGAAGGACGAGGATTGGACTGAAGAGGAATTTGAGAGCCACATTGTGAAAGAACGTGAAGGGAAGAGGCCTCTTTTAAACGGTGATATCCATGTGACACTTAAAGAAGGCGTAGGGACCATAGGGGAGCTTATCTTCACTGACAATTCCAGTTGGATAAGGAGCAGAAAATTCAGACTTGGGATGAGGGTCTCTTCAGGATTTTGTGAAGGAATTCGTATCAAAGAGGCGAAAACAGAGGCTTTTACTGTGAAAGATCACAGAGGAGAAT TGTACAAGAAACATTACCCTCCTGCGCTTAAGGATGATGTTTGGCGATTGGAAAAGATTGGAAAGGACGGTGCATTCCACGGGAAACTAAACTCAAACGGAATATATACAGTTGAACATTTTCTTCAACTTCTTGTTAAAGATCAGCAGAAGTTAAGAAGT ATCCTTGGCACTGGCATGTCAAATAAGAtgtgggaaagtcttgttgaacatGCGAAAACTTGCGTGCTGAGTGGCAAGCATTATATATATTACTCAAAGGATACAGCAAGTGTTGGTGCAATATTCAATAACATCTATGAGTTCACTGGTTTGATTGCTGATGATCAGTTTATTTCAACGGAAAATCTTACTGAAAACCAGAGG GTGTTTGCAGATACATTGGTGAAGCAAGCATACGATGATTGGATCAACGTTGTAGAATATGATGGCAAGGGATTGTTGAAATTTAAGCAGAAAAAGAGATCTGTCACAACAAGAAGTGATGCTGCAAATGTCTCTACAAGCTACACTTCTTATGATTCAGCGCACTCTCAGAAACAATTGGCACGAGGACATCCCAATATTGAGCGATCTCTCATGAGCAGTACCAGTAAGG AAGAGACAAGAGTTGCATCCAACGGGAACCAGGTAGCGATATATGCAACCAATCCTCAGGACATCTCACCAAGTATTACCATGCAATATGGCATGAGTTCATTGATTCCTGAAGGCCAGTTCAATGGCTCTTCCATCCAAACTCAAGCACCAAGAAGCTCCAACATGCTAGCATTTGGCCCTCCACCACAGCAGCAGCAGAACTTCGAATTCTCAACACTTGGTCTGTCCATGCAATCCCCAGCTCTTAATCCTTTTGATGACTGGCCTGGACGGTCGCAGGAGAACCACGGTGGTGTTGATGACTTCCTGATGGAGGAGATCAGAGTGAGAAGCCATGACATACTGGAGAATGAAGAAGAGATGCAACATATGCTGCGCATTCTTAGCGGCGGGGCAGCAGCAAACATGAATAATGTAGATGGCCTTCCCTACATCCCTTCTCCTGTACCGACCTTCAACTTTGAGGATGATCGTGCTCCCTCATCTGGCAAGGCTGTTGTTGGGTGGCTTAAGATTAAGGCTGCCATGCGGTGGGGCATCTTCGTCAGGAAGAAAGCTGCCGAGAGAAGAGCTCAGCTTGTTGAGCTGGATGACTAG